Sequence from the Thermodesulfobacteriota bacterium genome:
GTCCATGGCGTGTTCCTGCTCCATGGCGAGGATGTTCCTGAGCTGCTGGGCCAGAGCGAACTCCTTCAACGCCTCGGCCTGGTCTATCCGGAGCTTGTAGCGCGCTATTGCGCCCTCCTCGCCGGCAAGGTCCTGCTCGAGCATCTCCACGTTATCGCTCGCGGTATTTATCTTCGTCACGTCGGCCGTGGGCACGCCCCCGAGAAAATCTATCTGGTCGGCCAGCACCATGGCGTGGCCGATCTCCTCGTTAGCGTGGATCTTCAGCTCCTTTATTATGTCGCCGTACTGCGCCCCGGTCATGACCGAGGAGTGCTGGATGTACTGTATAGCCGCGGCGTACTCCATAGAGAGGTCGTTGTTCAGGTGTTCGATAAGTTTTTCCGTGGTTATATCCATTACACTGGCCCTCCTCCTCCAATTTTTCGGATTTTAACGGATTCTACCATTTCTTTGTGTCCGGGTGAAGTGAAAGTGTAAAGGGCGCGCCGTAAGGGGTGCAGGCGCGCCGGGACTAAACTTTATACATGCCCGCGAGGTCGTAAAGCCTTATCCTGAAAAGGTCCAGGAGCATGGAGGAGGAGCCGCCGACGAGCCCCACCCTCGAGTCCGGCGAGTCGAGCCACCTGATGGGCAGCTCCTTGACCTTTAAGCCGAGCTTCCCTGCTATATAAAGGTCCTCGACGTCGAAGGCGAAGCCCGCGAGCCTCTGGAGGCCGAAGACGGCCCGGGCGGCCTCCCCCCTGTAACACTTGAACCCGCACTGGGTGTCCCGGAAGCCGCCGAGGAGGATGCCCCTCACCAGCAGGTTGAAGATCTTTCCCATGGTCTGCCTGTGCCGGGGCTGGGGCACGACGATGTCGGAGTCCGGCAGCGCCCTCGAACCAATGACTATGTCGCAGCCCTCCCTTATGAGCGGGAGCATCTTGTCGAGTTCTTCAATGGGCGTGGAGAGGTCGGCGTCCGAGAAGAGCACCACCTCGCCCTTTGCCGCCAGCATCCCCCTCCTGACCGACCAGCCCTTGCCCGAGTTGGTCCTGTTCCCTATGACGGTGAGCCCTTCTTCACCCAGCGCCTCCCTCGCCGCCCCTATCGTGTTGTCCGCGCTCCCGTCGTCCACCACTATTATCTCCCACGTGTAGTCCTGCCGGTTGAGATAGTCCCGTATCTTTATAAGGGTATCCGGGAGCCGTTTCTCTTCGTTGTAGGCCGGGATTACTATGCTGAGGTAACACATTGTCGTTAAAGGGTGCCATAAAACGGCGGCGGTTGCAAGGTTGGCCCGTCAGCCGGTTTTTTCCTTTTCCGTGCAGTCATCACCACCCGGCGCCTTCCTGTGTTTATACTCGTAGATGTCGTATTCCATGTAGATGCCGACAGGGTTATAGTTGTCCCGGATGAACCTGGCGAGTGGGCCATCGTCCACCTTGCCGTAGCGGTTGCTCCATATAAAAAGGGCGGGGGGCGAGTTCTCAAGCGAGGCGGATAACTTTTCGAACTTCTTGAACCTGTATTCGAGCGGTCCGACCATAAGGTGGTAGACATTGAATATCCCGGAGGCGGCCTTTCTCCGGCTGTAGTAGTAGAGTCCCGTCTCGGCCCCCCACTCGTATATGGTGTCGCAGGGGGTTGTGGTTTCCCCGATGCGCTTGCCAAGCTCGCGGGAGTGGATGAAGATGGTGCCGTACTTCTTCTCGGAGATCTCTTCGGGGCCCATCATGAGATATAGCGCCTGATGGTAGGAGAGATAACCGGCTGCAAGCAGGAATGTCAGTGTGACGCCCCCGGCCTTTAGCGAGGGGGCCCTTGCTTCCATAAACCCGGCGAGGTCTGAAAGGAACAGGGCGGAGACGATGATGAGTGGGGGGAGCAAAAGCTGGTAGTA
This genomic interval carries:
- a CDS encoding dolichyl-phosphate beta-glucosyltransferase; protein product: MCYLSIVIPAYNEEKRLPDTLIKIRDYLNRQDYTWEIIVVDDGSADNTIGAAREALGEEGLTVIGNRTNSGKGWSVRRGMLAAKGEVVLFSDADLSTPIEELDKMLPLIREGCDIVIGSRALPDSDIVVPQPRHRQTMGKIFNLLVRGILLGGFRDTQCGFKCYRGEAARAVFGLQRLAGFAFDVEDLYIAGKLGLKVKELPIRWLDSPDSRVGLVGGSSSMLLDLFRIRLYDLAGMYKV
- a CDS encoding ferritin-like domain-containing protein, with the translated sequence MDITTEKLIEHLNNDLSMEYAAAIQYIQHSSVMTGAQYGDIIKELKIHANEEIGHAMVLADQIDFLGGVPTADVTKINTASDNVEMLEQDLAGEEGAIARYKLRIDQAEALKEFALAQQLRNILAMEQEHAMDLKQALGK